From the genome of Candidatus Paceibacter sp.:
AGTGACTTCTATCGTTTCTCTCGTCGCGTTGATGAGCGTTTTGATTGATTTATGGATGGCCTCGCGGATGTCGGAATCCGTCACCGCCACTTCCCGGGGCAGGCCGGTGACCATGTCTCTCCCTCTTATCACCGCTTCCAGTCCTTCGGTTTCTTTAGCCACGGAGCCTATGGCTATTTTGACCTCCTCGGCCGTTTTTTCTCCAAGGAGAAGTTTGAATTCTTCCCGGGCGTACTGGATGATGTCCTGATTGAGTTTGCCTCCGGCTATTCTTATATTTCTGGCCGTGACGATTCCACCCATGGAAATAACGGCGATGTCGGTAACTCCGCCGCCGATATCAACTATCATATTCCCGATCGGTTCGTGGATGGGCATACGCACGCCTATTGCCGCCGCCAAGGGTTCCTCCACGATATGGACGTCTCCCGCTCCGGAATTTTTGGCCGCGTCGCGCACGGCGCGAACCTCAACGTTGGTTATTCCGGAAGGCACGCCGATAACCATAGTTGGTCGGAAGAAGCCCCCTTTGCCTTTGAGAGTTCTTTTGATGAAATAGGCTAGCATCTCCTGGGCCGCCTCAAAGTCGGAAATAACGCCCTCCACCAAAGGACGCACCGCCGTTATGTGGCTCGGAGTCCGACCAAGCATTTTCTTCGCCTCGTTGCCGATGGCGACAACCTGACCCGTTTTCTGGTTGACGGCGACCACCGACGGCTCGTTGATGACGATTCCGCTGCCTTTGGTGTAAACCAAGGTGCTGGCCGTTCCCAGATCTATGCCGATACTGCCCGAAAAAATTTTTCTGAATTTGCCGAACATTTTATTGTCTAATATTTTTATAACTCCGCCAATATCTCTTCCGGTTTCGCGAGCCGGCCTTTTTCTTCCGTCCGGCCCTTCAGTTCAACCTTGCCTTCGGAGGCCGTCTTCCCGCTTATCACGACGCGGAGCGGGATGCCGAGCAGGTCGGCGTCGGCGAATTTCTGGCCGGCGCTGGCTTCCTCCCTGTCGTCGTACAAAACTTCCACCCCTTTTCCGGCGAGTTCACTGTAAACTTTCACAGCCAAATTTTTTACCTCCTTTCCGTCTTTGGGCGAATTTAATTCCAGCAAGTGGACGGCAAACGGCGCCACGCTCTTCGGCCATATTATCCCATTTTTATCGTTGCTTGTTTCCACAATCGTGCCCATCAATCGCCCCAGGCCTATCCCGTAGCAACCCATCAGAACCGGCTTTTCTTGGCCGGAAGCGTCGGCGTAAACCAAGTTAAACGGCTCGCTGAATTTATTTTTCAGTTTGAAAATATTGCCCACCTCCACCGATTTTTCTTCCTTTAATTTTCCGCCGCCGCATTCCGGGCATTTCATCCCGCCGTCCATTATCTCTTTATTGGCCGCCGCGCCGCAATCGCCGCAAATGCATATTATATCCTCTCCGGCGCCGGTAAGCGTCTGATACTCATGGGAGTATTTGGAAAACGTGCCGCCGGAAGCGTAAGTAAGATATGTTTTTCCGCCGATGCCGCATTTGTCAAAAATATTTTTGTAATGAACCTTCATCTTTTCGTAATAATCGTCCATGTCGTTTTCGTCGCTATGAAAAGAATAAAGATCCTTCATCAAAAACTCCCGCGTCCGCAGCAGGCCAGATTTTGCCCTCTTCTCGTCGCGGAATTTGTTTTGGAATTGGAAAAGATAAACCGGCAAATCTTTGTAAGAAAGGTTGAACTTTTTGACCAGCGGGGAAATTATTTCTTCGTGAGTGGGGCCGAGCGCCAGCTCGGTTTTGGAATAATAACTGGTGAACCGGAATAGGTCGTCCACCGTGTCCCAGCGGCCCGTCTTCTCCCAGTTTTCTTTGGGGTGAAGCGAAGGCATCAGCAGTTCCTGCCCGCCGGCCGCCGCCATTTCTTCTCTTATTATGTTTTCTATTTTTTTAATGACGCGCAAACCCAGCGGCAAATAAGTGTAAACGCCGGACATCAGCTTGTCCGCGAACCCGCCGCGAACAAGCAGCTCGGCGTTTTTGGAAATTTCGTCTTTGGGCGATTCTTTTCTGGTTTTGGCGAAGAGTTTTGATTGTAGCATCCCGGTTAGTACAAATTATGATTGTTTCTTGTTCTTTATTAAATAACCGCTTAAACAATTAGACAATCGTTTATTTTTAAAACATTTACCTACTTTACCTACTCTAATTCGCCCAGCAAAAACAATCATAATTTGTCCTACCGGGCATCGCCTCTTATGATATTAGCAAAAGACACATCGGTCAATACACAAAAACAGTTTTAAAACCAACCTGCCAGGTTGAAGAAGTAAAAACCTGGCAGGTTGGTTTTTACTAATCAAGAAACCAGTTTCAAAATATCTTTGAATGTCACCAAGAGCATCAGCGCCAGAAGCAGGGCCATGCCGGCGCCGTGAATGGCGGCGCTTATTCTGGGGCTTACCGGCGAGCCTTTTATTTTTTCTATCGCCAGAAAAAGTATTCTGCCGCCGTCCAAAGCCGGAAACGGTAGGATGTTTATTATGGCGAGATTGACGGACAGAAACGCCACGAAACTCACAAAGTAGCCGAAGCCGAATTTAGCCGCGCTGCCCACGAAGCCGGCGATACCGATCGGGCCGGTGATGGCGCCGAGCCCCGCTTCGCCTTTTATGGCGGCGGCGACAAAATTATAAAAAGACAACGCCGTGCCGATTAAAACATTGTAAGTCGTCTTGGCTCCTTCCAAAAAAGAACGAAGTACCGGCAGCTTGACGGTGCCTATTTCGTCCATGGAGATGCCGATGGCTCCTTCGCCCGCGGGCGGATTTTCCCTAGGGACTACCCGCGCGGAATTATCTTTGCCGTCTCTTCTGTATTTTATTTCTATTTCTTTGCCCAGACTCGCGGCGATAAATGACTTAAATTCTTCAACTCCGGGAAAGCCGGCAATCTCGTCCCCGGGTTTAAGTCCGGCAATTTTCGCCGGAGAATCTTCAGCCACCTGCAAAATTATCACTCGCCGGTCTTTTATTTCAGCTCCGCTCGGCGCCGACTGGACGCTGGAAGGCATGCCGGCCATAAAGCCGACAGCAAGCAAAAACCAGGCTAATATGACATTAAAAACAACTCCCGCCGCGATTATCATCGTCCGCACCCAAATCGGCTTGAAAGAGAAACTGCGCGGGTCGTTTTTGTTCTCCCCTTCCTCGCCGGTAATTTTTACGAACCCGCCGAAAGGTATGGCGTTTAAAGAATAAACAGTCTCTCCTCTTTTGAACTTAA
Proteins encoded in this window:
- a CDS encoding rod shape-determining protein, whose translation is MFGKFRKIFSGSIGIDLGTASTLVYTKGSGIVINEPSVVAVNQKTGQVVAIGNEAKKMLGRTPSHITAVRPLVEGVISDFEAAQEMLAYFIKRTLKGKGGFFRPTMVIGVPSGITNVEVRAVRDAAKNSGAGDVHIVEEPLAAAIGVRMPIHEPIGNMIVDIGGGVTDIAVISMGGIVTARNIRIAGGKLNQDIIQYAREEFKLLLGEKTAEEVKIAIGSVAKETEGLEAVIRGRDMVTGLPREVAVTDSDIREAIHKSIKTLINATRETIEVTPPELVADIMHRGIVMTGGGAMLNGLAALFESELKIPVYIAEDPLTAVVRGAGIILEDLENMGEVLLQNDEDLPPR
- a CDS encoding prolyl-tRNA synthetase — protein: MLQSKLFAKTRKESPKDEISKNAELLVRGGFADKLMSGVYTYLPLGLRVIKKIENIIREEMAAAGGQELLMPSLHPKENWEKTGRWDTVDDLFRFTSYYSKTELALGPTHEEIISPLVKKFNLSYKDLPVYLFQFQNKFRDEKRAKSGLLRTREFLMKDLYSFHSDENDMDDYYEKMKVHYKNIFDKCGIGGKTYLTYASGGTFSKYSHEYQTLTGAGEDIICICGDCGAAANKEIMDGGMKCPECGGGKLKEEKSVEVGNIFKLKNKFSEPFNLVYADASGQEKPVLMGCYGIGLGRLMGTIVETSNDKNGIIWPKSVAPFAVHLLELNSPKDGKEVKNLAVKVYSELAGKGVEVLYDDREEASAGQKFADADLLGIPLRVVISGKTASEGKVELKGRTEEKGRLAKPEEILAEL
- the rseP gene encoding RIP metalloprotease RseP; protein product: MSIVLFFIVLAVLILSHEFGHFLAAKRSGVKVEEFGFGFPPKIFKFKRGETVYSLNAIPFGGFVKITGEEGENKNDPRSFSFKPIWVRTMIIAAGVVFNVILAWFLLAVGFMAGMPSSVQSAPSGAEIKDRRVIILQVAEDSPAKIAGLKPGDEIAGFPGVEEFKSFIAASLGKEIEIKYRRDGKDNSARVVPRENPPAGEGAIGISMDEIGTVKLPVLRSFLEGAKTTYNVLIGTALSFYNFVAAAIKGEAGLGAITGPIGIAGFVGSAAKFGFGYFVSFVAFLSVNLAIINILPFPALDGGRILFLAIEKIKGSPVSPRISAAIHGAGMALLLALMLLVTFKDILKLVS